The nucleotide window CCTTTACAGATTGCGATGACTGCAATCAACGCTGCTCTCTACGCGGCGGTAGGAATTATGACGTATTTTGGTATTTTTGCGCCACCTCCTGTAGGTATCGTTAGATTCTGGCCTGTGGTAGTCATTCCCGGGGTTTTCGCTGCGCTTTTTGGACCGTGGGTGGGCGGAATTGGCGCTGCTTTGGGGATTTTCGTGAGTGACATGGTTGTTCATGGAAACGTTCTCCTGAGCATATCCGTTGGTGTGACCTCAAACTTTGTGGGCTTCTACTTGCTTGGTTATATTGCAAAGAAGGAGATAAATTTGAAGAAGCTCCCACTGGTTCTTGCGATTGGTGCTCTTACCATAGTCGGCGGTGTTTTTTCAATAATGTATTATCAGTCAGAAACTTTTGGATTTACGGGTCTCTCAACAACTGACAGCATTCTTTTGTTTCTTGGCGCTATTGGCGGGAGCTATCTTTTGATAATTGTTGTGGCTTATTTGTGGCCTCAATGGAGGAGTTATGGTGTTGCTTCGGTTATAGGGCTTGGTGTGGGAAGTGCAATTATAGGCTTTGGACTTTGGGCTTGGACTCAATTCTTCTATTTGGGCGAACTGTTGAACGCGCCGTTTTACTTTAGTTTGTTGTGGTTTGTATGGACTTTCACTACAGAAATTCCTTTTCTATTGTTGCTTGGGCCTCCGATCTTAAAAGCATGCTACAAAGCCTATCCTCATTTGATGCCCCAAAAGAAAGAGGCAGATAACAGGCGATGAAAAAGGCGCAGGCTTTTTGTCCAGCAGGGATTTCTAGCTTTTTTGAAATCTGCGATAGAACACATGATGGAAAGCTCATCACAGACCTTGAACGAGTAGGTGCACGTGGCGGAGGATTTGCTATTGAAAAGGGAGTTTTAACAGAAGTTAGCGCTGTCAAGTCGGAGGAGAGGAGTATCCGTGTTTTCATAAACTGTAAGCCTGCACCAGAGGCGGAAACAACAAAGACGGTAGTGGAGGCTCTACTCCACAAAGTTGAAGGAAAATACAATGTTACTGTAAAGCATCACGTCGAAATTCCAATTGGGGCTGGATTTGGCTCTAGCGCTGGAGGAGCGTTAGGAACAGCTTTGGCGCTCAACAAAATCCTAAACATCAACCTTACATGCAATCAGTTAGGTCGAATAGCCCACGTAGCCGAGGTGAAGTGCCATACAGGATTAGGAACGGTTGGTCCACTGATGTTAGGGGGATGCGTTATCACAGTTGAACCAGGCGCACCTGGCTACGCCTCCATCGATCGTATTCCAATTTCTTCGGACCACAGAATAATCACCGTTACTTACAGACCTTTTCCAACAAAGGAAATGCTTTCCTCGCAGGAAAAAAGGTTGATAATCAATAAGTGGGGACGACGAACCGTAGACAAAATCCTCGCTGAACCGTCTCTTGAAAATTTTATGCTCGCAAGCAAGGAATTCGCCATAAAAACCGGCCTCGTCACGGATCGGGTTCAAAAGTTGATTGAGCTTGCTGAAAAAGCTGGAGCTGTTGGTGCTACACAGAATATGATAGGGGAAGCAGTCCATGCTCTTGTTACAGTTGATAGAGTGGAAGCGGTTGTTAAGACTTTCAAGAAAGTCGCACCGAGTGAAAGGATTATTATAGCCAGAATCGATTTTCAAGGTGCACGGTGGCTCAGGTGACCTTGCCGTGGAAAAGAAATTCAAAAATGTAGCTGTTGGTGGAACGTTCGACGAGTTTCATAAAGGCCACAGAGCGTTGATACTTAAAGCCTTTGAAGTTGGCAAACAAGTCTTAGTGGGTCTTTCCGTGGATGTTTTGGTCCAAAAAATGGAGAAACCTCACAAAGTGGCAACCTATGATGTTCGATTGGAGGAACTGAAAAGCTTTCTTAGGAGGAGGGGTTTGCTTGAACGGACAGAGATTGTTCCTCTATATGACCATTACGGTGTTACACTGTCAAGTAATGAACTGGACGCTTTGGTTGTAAGCCGGGACACCGAATCAGTTGCACGTGAAATCAACGAAAAACGAAGGGTAAAGGGACTACATCCTTTGAGCATTATAATCATTGACATGGTTCCCGCGGAAGATTGCGTTCCTATCTCCACCACCAGAATTCGAGACATGGAAATTAATCACGAAGGC belongs to Candidatus Bathyarchaeota archaeon and includes:
- a CDS encoding pantetheine-phosphate adenylyltransferase, encoding MFKVHGGSGDLAVEKKFKNVAVGGTFDEFHKGHRALILKAFEVGKQVLVGLSVDVLVQKMEKPHKVATYDVRLEELKSFLRRRGLLERTEIVPLYDHYGVTLSSNELDALVVSRDTESVAREINEKRRVKGLHPLSIIIIDMVPAEDCVPISTTRIRDMEINHEGQLLKPQT